From one Chanodichthys erythropterus isolate Z2021 chromosome 3, ASM2448905v1, whole genome shotgun sequence genomic stretch:
- the LOC137017543 gene encoding GTPase IMAP family member 4 isoform X2 — protein MDEIIDISDSHEQGINLSDCTKLRLVLVGVTEAGKSAVGNAILGKKAFDEVGVKTRVSFPCQGLVKGQQVLVVDTPGWEWFNVNGSSASVWPVKKEIMRSMSLCQPGAHALLLVVPLSFSFSQRERRAVEEHVELFGPEAWSYSLVLFTILDRKQLRGSTLKQEVKLNVELNRLVENCGGRFHALYSNPKAGEDQVAELLVKITKMMATNGETMLYSEKVLEQAREMEKEVERKLEEERKKREENIQKVREALKAKEIRRSRRRTDQQILDNEHNQSYINNHLDAHPDAPV, from the exons AACAAGGGATTAATCTTTCTGACTGTACTAAATTGAGATTGGTCCTGGTTGGAGTGACAGAAGCTGGGAAAAGTGCTGTTGGTAATGCCATTCTGGGCAAGAAAGCCTTTGATGAGGTTGGGGTAAAGACTCGAGTGAGTTTCCCATGTCAGGGTCTGGTGAAAGGACAGCAGGTGCTTGTGGTTGACACCCCAGGTTGGGAATGGTTCAACGTCAATGGCTCCTCTGCATCAGTATGGCCAGTGAAGAAGGAGATAATGAGGAGTATGAGTCTGTGCCAGCCTGGTGCCCATGCCCTGCTGCTGGTGGTACCACTGTCATTCTCATTCTCCCAGCGCGAGCGCCGTGCTGTGGAGGAACATGTTGAGCTGTTTGGTCCAGAAGCCTGGAGTTACAGTTTGGTGCTCTTCACAATCTTAGACAGAAAACAGTTACGTGGTTCCACCCTAAAGCAAGAAGTGAAGTTGAACGTGGAGCTAAACAGGCTGGTTGAGAATTGTGGAGGGCGTTTTCATGCTCTGTACAGCAATCCCAAAGCAGGTGAGGACCAGGTGGCTGAACTTCTGGTCAAAATCACGAAAATGATGGCTACCAATGGAGAGACAATGCTCTACAGTGAGAAGGTGTTGGAACAGGCCAGAGAAATGGAGAAAGAAGTGGAGAGAAAATTGGAGGAAGAGCGAAAGAAGAGGGAAGAGAACATACAGAAAGTGAGAGAGGCATTGAAGGCAAAGGAGATAAGAAGGTCGAGGAGGAGAACAGACCAACAGATATTGGACA atgaacacaatcagagttatattaataatcaccttGATGCTCATCCTGATGCACCTGTTTGA
- the apol gene encoding apolipoprotein L4 — MDTREQLQELLSEYVVDTLNYIQTVRDFCDKQQKWTLQRETELEKIRDIKDQADKVSLKFDHVQRSQNKAKAFGQYLWSGITQVTADSRLQELEKELGAVLKDTLEGLEKLDHFLDAVEKLTVTSLFVFTGRSFLPKGESPESVRSVITAARMTSPLLIHFKRNAETFFLPSINNLDVLAFQLDKYIRITEQICERMEKKCKSFLWIEDTYKCKKAQPVVKFNLILSEDSMKKMLDHLKQLCKIRMDQHTKLTFIFQDHALHFIGLFSKCHSRMEKFLSDLEENAVQLDKMKMGASISTVAGSSVGIAGGVLSIVGLALAPVTAGVSLALTLTGVGLGVTSGVNSMVTGITEAAVNSHHGKNAQNIFQRYMDDVGKILDCLEQASSEERVEEPDVVDMFKAGKLIARAGGVAKGIDALVDAASAVKMLKTEEVIATAAKVGLQEAQSARSIPKLAADLPDIGQLAKGTPLALSKSARAGFITLNALFIGLDVLFICKDSISLAKGSKSEASQLIRSRAALWKTELEAWQKIHDSLCIGIWRFRMSQEVLEQPFLS; from the exons GGAACAATTACAGGAGCTCCTATCGGAGTATGTGGTGGACACACTCAACTACATTCAGACTGTGAGGGACTTCTgtgacaaacaacaaaaatggaCCCTTCAGAGAGAAACAGAGCTGGAGAAGATACGAGACATCAAGGACCAAGCAGACAAAGTCAGTCTTAAGTTTGACCATGTTCAGCGCTCTCAGAACAAAGCCAAGGCATTTGGGCAATACCTGTGGAGTGGTATAACTCAGGTCACAGCTGACTCCAGACTTCAGGAGCTGGAGAAGGAACTGGGTGCCGTCCTGAAGGACACACTTGAGGGGCTAGAGAAACTTGACCACTTCCTGGATGCAGTGGAGAAGCTCACAGTCACCTCATTGTTTGTCTTCACTGGACGGAGCTTCTTGCCTAAAGGAGAGAGTCCTGAAAGTGTGCGATCGGTCATCACAGCTGCCAGAATGACCTCTCCTCTCCTCATCCACTTCAAACGAAATGCAGAAACATTCTTCCTTCCTTCAATCAATAACCTGGACGTCCTGGCATTTCAACTAGACAAATACATACGTATCACAGAACAGATCTGTGAGAGAATGGAGAAAAA ATGCAAGAGTTTTTTGTGGATTGAAGATACCTATAA ATGTAAGAAGGCTCAGCCTGTAGTGAAGTTCAACTTGATCTTGAGTGAGGACTCCATGAAAAAAATGCTTGATCATTTGAAGCAGTTGTGCAAAATAAG GATGGACCAGCACACAAAACTGACCTTCATTTTTCAGGACCACGCTCTGCACTTCATTGGTTTATTCAGTAAGTGTCACTCTAGAATGGAGAAGTTCCTGTCAGATCTGGAGGAGAATGCAGTTCAGCTGGACAAGATGAAGATGGGGGCCAGTATCTCCACTGTGGCTGGCAGTTCGGTTGGGATAGCAGGGGGTGTTTTATCCATTGTTGGTCTTGCTCTTGCCCCCGTCACTGCAGGAGTGTCATTGGCTCTCACTCTGACAGGTGTCGGTCTGGGGGTGACCAGTGGGGTCAACAGTATGGTTACAGGCATCACTGAAGCAGCAGTCAACAGTCACCATGGGAAAAATGCACAGAACATTTTTCAGAGATACATGGATGATGTGGGGAAGATTCTAGACTGCCTGGAGCAGGCCAGTAGTGAGGAACGTGTAGAGGAACCTGATGTTGTGGATATGTTTAAAGCAGGAAAGTTGATAGCTCGTGCAGGAGGAGTGGCCAAAGGTATTGATGCCCTGGTAGATGCAGCTTCAGCTGTTAAAATGCTCAAAACTGAAGAGGTGATTGCGACTGCAGCCAAGGTTGGGCTCCAGGAGGCACAAAGTGCTCGTAGCATTCCCAAACTGGCTGCAGACCTTCCCGACATTGGGCAGCTGGCGAAAGGCACACCACTAGCTCTTTCAAAGTCTGCTAGAGCTGGATTCATCACTCTAAATGCCCTCTTTATTGGCTTAGATGTTCTTTTTATTTGCAAAGACAGTATAAGTCTGGCCAAAGGGAGCAAGAGTGAGGCCTCTCAGCTCATCCGCTCCAGAGCAGCTCTGTGGAAAACTGAACTGGAGGCCTGGCAGAAAATCCATGATTCCTTATGCATAGGAATCTGGAGGTTTAGGATGAGTCAGGAAGTGTTGGAGCAACCTTTTCTTTCTTAA
- the LOC137017543 gene encoding GTPase IMAP family member 4 isoform X1 has translation MDEIIDISDSHEQGINLSDCTKLRLVLVGVTEAGKSAVGNAILGKKAFDEVGVKTRVSFPCQGLVKGQQVLVVDTPGWEWFNVNGSSASVWPVKKEIMRSMSLCQPGAHALLLVVPLSFSFSQRERRAVEEHVELFGPEAWSYSLVLFTILDRKQLRGSTLKQEVKLNVELNRLVENCGGRFHALYSNPKAGEDQVAELLVKITKMMATNGETMLYSEKVLEQAREMEKEVERKLEEERKKREENIQKVREALKAKEIRRSRRRTDQQILDKEEQEDSARDNPSISDKINFLQSCKQQ, from the exons AACAAGGGATTAATCTTTCTGACTGTACTAAATTGAGATTGGTCCTGGTTGGAGTGACAGAAGCTGGGAAAAGTGCTGTTGGTAATGCCATTCTGGGCAAGAAAGCCTTTGATGAGGTTGGGGTAAAGACTCGAGTGAGTTTCCCATGTCAGGGTCTGGTGAAAGGACAGCAGGTGCTTGTGGTTGACACCCCAGGTTGGGAATGGTTCAACGTCAATGGCTCCTCTGCATCAGTATGGCCAGTGAAGAAGGAGATAATGAGGAGTATGAGTCTGTGCCAGCCTGGTGCCCATGCCCTGCTGCTGGTGGTACCACTGTCATTCTCATTCTCCCAGCGCGAGCGCCGTGCTGTGGAGGAACATGTTGAGCTGTTTGGTCCAGAAGCCTGGAGTTACAGTTTGGTGCTCTTCACAATCTTAGACAGAAAACAGTTACGTGGTTCCACCCTAAAGCAAGAAGTGAAGTTGAACGTGGAGCTAAACAGGCTGGTTGAGAATTGTGGAGGGCGTTTTCATGCTCTGTACAGCAATCCCAAAGCAGGTGAGGACCAGGTGGCTGAACTTCTGGTCAAAATCACGAAAATGATGGCTACCAATGGAGAGACAATGCTCTACAGTGAGAAGGTGTTGGAACAGGCCAGAGAAATGGAGAAAGAAGTGGAGAGAAAATTGGAGGAAGAGCGAAAGAAGAGGGAAGAGAACATACAGAAAGTGAGAGAGGCATTGAAGGCAAAGGAGATAAGAAGGTCGAGGAGGAGAACAGACCAACAGATATTGGACA AGGAGGAACAGGAAGACTCAGCTAGAGACAATCCGTCTATCAGTGACAAAATTAACTTTCTTCAGAGCTGCAAACAACAGTGA